In a single window of the Micromonospora sp. WMMD1155 genome:
- a CDS encoding amidase family protein: protein MADDVVYADITALRGLFGRKAVSPVEYVTDVLGRIAETDLAIGAFVTVDRDGALLAARLAEQTLRTEGPAAFRRLPLLGMAISIKDLIPTRGLRTTRGSLLHRDWVPDFDPPLVRRLREAGAVIVGKTNTSEFGWSGASGNRVVGRTRNPWVRDRTPGGSSAGAGAAVAAGFGVGSVGTDGAGSIRIPASFCGVVGFKPSFGRIPYVPASAELLSHAGPLTRTVADAALMYRTMAGPDRLDPWSLPVEQAEAGTAPLRIAWVRTLGAPAPDPQVEKACAAAVAALAAAGHEVVETDWPFEDPYPILATILAVADAAGHDEAADTLIDPGRRPIIEYGRGIPGTDHAEAIRLRGDYTGRVLRWMADYDVLATPTVPGQPFPVALDQPTDTPVKGPAPWLAWTPATYPANLTGQPAISVPVGRTAEGCPVGLQLVGRWRADESVLRIAGHLEQLQPWRDMYDDLAGGY from the coding sequence ATGGCTGACGATGTGGTCTACGCCGACATCACGGCTCTGCGCGGCCTGTTCGGACGGAAGGCCGTCTCCCCGGTCGAATACGTCACCGACGTGCTCGGCCGAATCGCGGAGACGGATCTGGCGATCGGTGCGTTCGTGACGGTCGACCGGGACGGTGCCCTACTCGCCGCCCGTCTGGCGGAGCAGACGCTGAGGACAGAGGGTCCGGCTGCCTTCAGGCGGCTGCCCCTGCTCGGGATGGCGATCTCGATCAAGGACCTCATCCCCACCCGGGGGCTACGGACCACTCGTGGCTCGTTGCTGCATCGCGACTGGGTGCCGGACTTCGACCCGCCGCTGGTGCGACGACTGCGGGAGGCCGGCGCCGTCATCGTCGGCAAGACGAACACCTCCGAGTTCGGATGGAGCGGAGCAAGCGGCAACCGGGTCGTCGGGCGTACGCGAAATCCGTGGGTGCGGGACCGCACTCCGGGCGGTTCGAGTGCCGGCGCCGGCGCTGCGGTGGCGGCGGGATTCGGGGTGGGCTCGGTCGGCACCGACGGAGCGGGATCGATTCGCATCCCCGCCTCGTTCTGCGGCGTGGTCGGCTTCAAGCCGTCGTTCGGCCGGATCCCATACGTCCCGGCCAGCGCCGAACTGCTGTCCCATGCCGGACCGCTGACTCGTACGGTGGCGGACGCAGCACTGATGTACCGGACGATGGCGGGGCCGGATCGCCTTGATCCCTGGTCGCTGCCCGTCGAACAGGCGGAGGCCGGGACCGCCCCGCTGCGCATCGCCTGGGTCCGCACCCTCGGCGCCCCGGCACCTGATCCGCAGGTGGAGAAGGCGTGCGCGGCTGCCGTGGCCGCTCTCGCCGCGGCGGGTCATGAGGTCGTCGAGACCGACTGGCCGTTCGAGGACCCCTATCCCATACTGGCCACCATCCTCGCCGTCGCCGACGCGGCAGGTCACGACGAGGCAGCCGACACGCTGATCGACCCGGGCCGACGACCCATCATCGAGTACGGCCGCGGAATCCCCGGCACGGACCATGCTGAAGCGATACGGCTGCGCGGTGACTACACCGGCCGGGTGTTGCGGTGGATGGCCGATTACGACGTGCTCGCCACGCCGACAGTGCCCGGTCAACCGTTCCCGGTGGCGCTGGACCAGCCCACGGACACCCCGGTTAAAGGGCCGGCCCCGTGGCTGGCCTGGACTCCGGCGACCTATCCCGCCAACCTCACCGGCCAGCCGGCGATTTCGGTTCCGGTCGGACGCACGGCCGAGGGCTGCCCGGTCGGCCTGCAATTGGTCGGCCGTTGGCGGGCGGACGAGTCGGTGCTGCGTATCGCGGGGCACCTGGAGCAGTTGCAGCCGTGGCGCGACATGTACGACGACTTGGCCGGCGGATACTAA
- the def gene encoding peptide deformylase, which yields MSVQRTSGDAIDRRVRLLGQPVDEFPELAPGSEHGRILRITEAGETILSRRCQDVTEVGTPELEQLIADMFATMYAAQGVGLAANQVDVDLRLFVYDCPDDYGIRHVGHILNPDIELPADGSRRLVEAVEGCLSVPGAGHSVARPDWAVAHGIDLHGNPIRIAGTGYFARCLLHETDHVDGTLYIDRLSKRNRRAVMQEMSVNRDQVLAERAARATAMGKEPAEARPWPAVSSKDPSVS from the coding sequence ATGTCAGTCCAGCGAACCTCTGGCGACGCCATCGACCGGCGCGTCCGCTTGCTGGGTCAGCCGGTCGACGAGTTCCCGGAGCTGGCGCCGGGCAGCGAGCACGGCCGCATCCTTCGGATCACCGAGGCCGGCGAGACGATCCTGAGCCGCCGCTGCCAGGACGTGACCGAAGTCGGCACCCCTGAGCTCGAGCAGTTGATCGCCGACATGTTCGCGACCATGTACGCGGCACAGGGCGTCGGCCTCGCCGCCAACCAGGTCGATGTCGACCTGCGCCTGTTCGTCTACGACTGCCCGGACGACTACGGTATCCGCCACGTCGGACACATCCTGAATCCGGACATCGAGCTGCCCGCCGACGGCTCACGCCGGCTCGTGGAGGCCGTGGAGGGCTGCCTGTCCGTGCCGGGTGCAGGGCATTCCGTCGCCCGTCCCGATTGGGCGGTGGCGCACGGCATCGACCTGCACGGCAATCCGATTCGCATCGCCGGGACCGGCTATTTCGCCCGATGCCTGCTGCACGAGACGGACCACGTCGACGGGACGCTCTATATCGACCGGCTCAGCAAGCGCAACCGCCGGGCGGTGATGCAGGAGATGAGCGTGAATAGGGACCAGGTCCTGGCCGAACGTGCTGCCCGAGCGACGGCTATGGGCAAGGAGCCGGCTGAGGCCCGGCCCTGGCCAGCGGTGTCGTCGAAGGACCCCAGTGTCAGTTGA
- a CDS encoding glutamine synthetase family protein, producing the protein MSASKIIDYGGAARYAAFSTGSVDFIEEHGLFSEAQQEAADKLLSLLDSIDLIRVVFGDPHGLVRSKTLTPAAFRTVMRNGMDMSPGPFVFDTGHAVAIDFFADGGGIGLPELTGAGDFVVVPDARTFRILQRGETRVGWVIGDEYLRSGKPHPLSSRAVLRRLTDRLADSGLDFVVGLEVEWYLTRYTSRDVDSVGGFGVQGSAPTVEAVNPGYQFNSDAYLDDLLPVIGPLARALEQAGLPLRTIEHESGPGQLEFTFSPMSGLAAADAILLLRGMTKQICADLGYHASFMALPALDGFDASGWHLHQSLFDVNAGGNIFAANEPDRLLSPLGEHYLAGLLAHAPAATALAVPTINGYRRLDDAFSLSPDRTSWAPENRGALIRVLGSAGAASTHLENRVGEPSANPYLYLAAQLAAGLDGIDRKLDPGEATQNPHDPMAGRLPTSLADALAALEADPLYHTVLGEHLLTAFLALKRSEIQRYGEWVANHEPVASNQATEWEQREYFAHF; encoded by the coding sequence ATGAGCGCCTCGAAGATCATCGACTACGGCGGTGCGGCCCGTTACGCCGCGTTCAGCACCGGTAGCGTGGATTTCATCGAAGAACACGGCCTGTTCAGCGAGGCGCAGCAGGAGGCGGCCGACAAACTGCTGTCGCTACTGGACAGCATCGACCTGATCCGTGTGGTGTTCGGTGATCCGCACGGTCTGGTCCGCTCCAAGACGCTCACCCCGGCGGCTTTCCGTACCGTGATGCGCAACGGCATGGATATGAGTCCGGGCCCTTTCGTCTTCGATACCGGGCATGCCGTCGCGATCGACTTCTTCGCCGACGGCGGTGGTATCGGTCTGCCGGAACTCACCGGAGCCGGGGATTTCGTCGTGGTCCCCGACGCCCGCACCTTCCGCATCCTGCAACGTGGCGAGACTCGGGTCGGCTGGGTCATCGGTGACGAATACCTGCGTAGCGGCAAGCCACACCCGCTCTCCAGCCGTGCCGTCCTACGCCGGCTGACCGATCGGCTCGCCGACTCCGGGTTGGACTTCGTCGTCGGGCTGGAGGTGGAGTGGTACCTGACCCGGTATACCAGCCGCGACGTCGACAGTGTGGGTGGATTCGGAGTGCAGGGCAGTGCGCCGACGGTCGAGGCGGTCAACCCGGGGTACCAGTTCAACTCGGATGCCTACCTGGACGACCTGCTGCCGGTGATCGGCCCGCTGGCGCGGGCCTTGGAGCAGGCCGGGCTCCCGCTACGGACGATCGAGCACGAGTCCGGGCCCGGACAGCTGGAATTCACGTTCAGCCCGATGAGTGGACTGGCCGCCGCCGATGCCATCCTGCTACTACGGGGCATGACCAAGCAGATCTGCGCGGATCTGGGCTACCACGCCTCGTTCATGGCGCTGCCGGCTCTGGACGGCTTCGATGCCAGTGGGTGGCATCTGCATCAGTCGCTGTTCGACGTGAACGCCGGTGGCAACATCTTCGCCGCCAACGAGCCGGACCGGCTGCTGTCGCCGCTGGGCGAGCATTACCTGGCCGGTCTACTGGCGCATGCCCCGGCGGCAACGGCTCTGGCGGTGCCGACGATCAACGGGTACCGGCGGCTCGACGACGCCTTCTCGCTCTCCCCGGACCGCACCTCGTGGGCGCCGGAGAACCGTGGGGCGCTGATCCGTGTGCTGGGCTCGGCGGGAGCGGCCTCGACGCACCTCGAGAATCGGGTCGGCGAGCCGTCGGCGAACCCGTATCTGTACCTGGCCGCGCAGCTGGCCGCCGGGCTGGACGGAATCGACCGCAAGCTCGATCCGGGCGAAGCGACCCAGAACCCGCACGATCCGATGGCCGGCCGTCTACCGACGAGCCTGGCCGACGCGCTGGCCGCGCTGGAGGCCGATCCGCTCTATCACACGGTGCTCGGCGAGCACCTGCTGACGGCGTTCCTGGCGCTCAAGCGTAGTGAGATCCAGCGGTACGGCGAATGGGTGGCGAACCATGAGCCGGTGGCGAGCAACCAGGCCACCGAATGGGAACAGCGCGAATACTTCGCCCACTTCTGA
- the mce gene encoding methylmalonyl-CoA epimerase, whose amino-acid sequence MQSAGLLRVDHVGIAVADLDEAIDFYQRVLGMRLEHRETNTVGGVHEATLVVGDDTPGARIQLLAPAGPESPVARFLDRRGPGLQQIAYEVADVEASSRALQQMGIPLLFASPQLGTAGSRVNFIHPGRAGGVLVELVEPAAAPRAGG is encoded by the coding sequence TTGCAATCGGCCGGGCTTCTGCGCGTCGACCATGTCGGAATCGCCGTAGCGGACCTGGACGAGGCGATCGATTTCTACCAGCGCGTTCTCGGGATGCGGCTGGAGCACCGGGAGACCAACACGGTCGGTGGCGTCCACGAGGCGACGTTGGTCGTCGGTGACGACACGCCGGGCGCTCGGATCCAGCTACTGGCACCTGCCGGTCCGGAGTCACCGGTGGCGCGGTTCCTCGACCGCCGCGGGCCCGGGCTCCAGCAGATCGCCTACGAGGTGGCCGACGTCGAAGCCTCCAGCCGGGCATTACAGCAGATGGGCATCCCCCTGCTCTTCGCCTCACCGCAGCTGGGAACAGCGGGCTCGAGGGTCAACTTCATCCATCCAGGACGCGCCGGCGGGGTGCTGGTCGAGTTGGTCGAACCGGCGGCGGCCCCGAGGGCCGGGGGGTGA
- a CDS encoding GNAT family N-acetyltransferase, with product MWRTEIIDGTKLDTEEVAALYVASTLAERRPVGDRERFTAMLRNANLIAVAYQDDQLIGISRSLTDWSYATYLCDIAVDRRFQRQGVGKDLIRATQEAAPAAKIVLLSAPAATGYYPRVGFKQHNSAWVLDPIAES from the coding sequence ATGTGGCGCACTGAGATCATCGACGGCACCAAACTGGACACCGAAGAGGTCGCGGCCCTGTATGTCGCCTCCACCCTGGCCGAGCGGCGGCCTGTCGGCGACCGGGAGCGGTTCACCGCGATGCTGAGAAACGCCAACCTGATCGCGGTCGCCTATCAGGACGACCAGTTGATCGGCATCAGCCGCAGCCTGACCGACTGGTCCTACGCGACGTACCTCTGCGACATCGCGGTGGACCGTCGCTTCCAGCGGCAGGGCGTGGGCAAGGACCTGATCCGCGCCACTCAGGAGGCGGCGCCCGCCGCCAAGATCGTTCTCCTGTCAGCGCCAGCCGCCACCGGATATTACCCCCGCGTGGGGTTCAAGCAGCACAACTCGGCCTGGGTGCTCGACCCGATCGCCGAATCGTAA
- the purB gene encoding adenylosuccinate lyase has protein sequence MIERYSLPAMVRLWSDETKYALWARIESLVAEAQARSGMIPAEAFEVIRSTPAPAVEAVRRNEKLRDHEILAFLAAYTEAMPAGTARWVHHGLTSYDVVDTGLGHTLAASCDLLLIEGRRLLTALAGQAVQHWDTICIGRTHGVHAEPTTWGQKMALFAFAVQRSLRRLAAARTSVAVGTVSGPVGTYADLPPAVEAHVCGALGLTVEPIPSQVVARDRHAELLSAIAVGGAVVEQIGLEFRLLQRTEVAEVEEPRTVAYQGSSAMPHKRNPSTSERLVGLARLLRANSAAALEDVALWHERDLTHQSTERVILPDSLTVAHFQMSTAAGLIEQARVDTERMRENIGTTRGLIYSSLAYRDMVTAGTDREVAHRLAQSAAKQASANGQQFTHALKEAGVEVVASGFRPERFLTNREHLRQRLNTLIEESELDVAH, from the coding sequence GTGATTGAGCGCTATTCTCTGCCAGCGATGGTGCGGCTCTGGAGCGACGAGACGAAATATGCTCTATGGGCTCGTATAGAGAGTTTGGTCGCGGAGGCGCAGGCGCGATCGGGGATGATTCCGGCCGAGGCCTTCGAGGTCATCCGATCAACCCCGGCCCCGGCCGTGGAAGCGGTCCGGCGCAACGAGAAGCTGCGCGACCACGAGATCCTCGCCTTCCTCGCCGCCTACACCGAGGCCATGCCGGCCGGCACCGCGCGCTGGGTGCACCACGGTCTGACCAGTTATGACGTGGTGGACACCGGGCTCGGTCACACCCTTGCCGCGTCCTGCGATCTCTTGCTGATCGAAGGGCGCCGGTTACTCACCGCGCTGGCCGGTCAGGCAGTGCAGCACTGGGACACGATCTGCATCGGACGCACGCACGGTGTGCATGCCGAGCCGACAACCTGGGGCCAGAAGATGGCACTGTTCGCGTTCGCCGTGCAGCGCAGCCTGCGGCGGCTCGCGGCGGCCCGGACATCGGTAGCGGTCGGCACCGTCTCCGGCCCGGTGGGCACGTACGCGGATCTTCCGCCCGCCGTCGAGGCACACGTGTGCGGAGCCTTGGGCCTTACGGTGGAGCCGATCCCGTCGCAGGTCGTCGCCAGGGACCGACACGCGGAGCTGTTGTCGGCGATAGCGGTCGGTGGCGCCGTCGTCGAACAGATCGGACTGGAGTTCCGCCTGTTGCAGCGCACCGAGGTGGCAGAGGTGGAGGAGCCTCGGACGGTTGCCTATCAGGGATCCTCTGCCATGCCGCACAAGCGCAATCCATCCACGAGCGAACGGCTGGTCGGCCTGGCGCGGCTGCTGCGGGCCAACTCGGCCGCCGCCCTCGAGGACGTCGCGTTGTGGCACGAGCGTGACCTGACGCACCAGTCGACCGAGCGGGTGATCCTGCCGGACAGCCTGACGGTGGCCCACTTCCAGATGTCCACCGCTGCCGGTCTGATCGAGCAAGCGCGGGTCGACACCGAGCGGATGCGGGAGAACATCGGCACGACCCGTGGGCTCATCTACAGCTCGCTGGCCTATCGGGACATGGTGACCGCCGGTACCGATCGGGAGGTCGCCCACCGTTTGGCTCAGTCCGCTGCCAAGCAGGCGTCGGCGAACGGGCAGCAGTTCACTCACGCCCTGAAGGAAGCCGGCGTCGAGGTGGTGGCATCCGGTTTTCGACCGGAGCGGTTCCTGACCAATCGCGAACATCTCCGACAGCGCTTGAACACTTTGATTGAGGAGTCCGAGCTAGATGTGGCGCACTGA
- the zwf gene encoding glucose-6-phosphate dehydrogenase, which yields MDHAPQLIQERSAPPATLVIFGASGDLTRRKLLPAVESLARHERLPDQFALVGVARTSMTDEQFAESVLGERTLASKRQLQGGVRYVAGGYDDADTYKRLVETLDELDAQRGTSGNRLFYLSTPAGAFEPVINGLAGVGLNRPREGSFARLVIEKPYGRDLVTARELDGVVHSAFDEHQVFRIDHYLGKDTVQNVLALRFANSIFQPIWDRSWVDHVQITVAETLGVGSRGGFYEDAGAMRDIVQNHVLQVLALALMEPPASFEAEGLRNEKVKLLQAIRLPTDRDIAEAAVRGQYTRGGTREELMAGYREETGVDPLSRTETYAAMRLNVDNWRWAGVPFYVRTGKRLPARLTEVALQFQRPPHLPIPTDQLTGLDADALILRIQPNEGISLRFGAKVPGHSFRVRTATMEFSYDQTFAEESPEAYERLLLDALIGDASLFIRSDEVQQCWRIVDPIIDNWAKDHSPIPTYEAASWGPTDADRLIGRHGRKWRNSA from the coding sequence ATGGACCACGCACCTCAGCTCATCCAGGAGCGGAGTGCTCCGCCGGCAACGCTCGTGATCTTCGGGGCCTCCGGTGACCTGACCCGACGCAAGCTGCTGCCCGCAGTCGAGAGCCTGGCTCGGCACGAGCGGCTCCCGGACCAGTTCGCGCTGGTCGGTGTCGCGCGTACGTCGATGACCGACGAGCAGTTCGCCGAGAGCGTCCTCGGCGAACGCACCCTCGCCAGTAAGCGTCAGCTCCAGGGCGGCGTGCGGTACGTGGCCGGCGGCTACGACGACGCGGATACCTACAAGCGACTGGTGGAGACCCTCGACGAGCTGGACGCACAGCGGGGCACGTCCGGCAACCGGCTCTTCTACCTGTCCACCCCGGCCGGGGCCTTCGAGCCGGTGATCAACGGACTGGCCGGTGTCGGGCTCAACCGGCCACGCGAAGGCTCCTTCGCCCGTTTGGTCATCGAGAAGCCGTACGGGCGCGACCTGGTCACCGCCCGCGAGCTCGACGGCGTCGTGCACAGCGCGTTCGACGAGCACCAGGTCTTTCGCATCGATCACTACCTGGGCAAGGACACCGTCCAGAACGTGCTGGCGCTGCGCTTCGCGAACTCGATCTTCCAACCCATCTGGGATCGCTCCTGGGTCGACCACGTGCAGATCACCGTCGCCGAGACCCTCGGCGTCGGCAGCCGCGGCGGCTTCTACGAGGACGCCGGCGCGATGCGGGACATCGTGCAGAACCACGTACTCCAGGTGCTCGCGCTGGCACTGATGGAGCCACCGGCCTCATTCGAGGCTGAGGGCCTGCGCAACGAGAAGGTGAAGCTGCTGCAGGCGATCCGACTCCCCACCGACCGGGACATCGCCGAGGCCGCGGTCCGGGGACAGTACACCCGGGGCGGCACCCGCGAAGAGCTGATGGCCGGCTACCGCGAGGAGACCGGCGTCGACCCCCTGTCGCGGACCGAGACCTACGCCGCCATGCGGCTCAACGTGGACAACTGGCGCTGGGCCGGGGTTCCGTTCTACGTCCGCACCGGCAAGCGCCTCCCGGCCCGGCTCACCGAGGTGGCACTGCAGTTCCAGCGGCCGCCGCACCTGCCGATCCCGACCGACCAGCTCACCGGCCTCGACGCCGACGCGCTGATCCTGCGGATCCAGCCGAACGAAGGCATCTCGCTGCGCTTCGGCGCCAAAGTCCCGGGCCACTCCTTCCGGGTCCGCACCGCCACGATGGAGTTCTCCTACGACCAGACGTTCGCCGAGGAGTCTCCGGAGGCGTACGAGCGCCTGCTTCTGGACGCGCTGATCGGTGACGCGTCGCTGTTCATCCGCAGTGACGAGGTGCAGCAGTGCTGGCGGATCGTCGACCCGATCATCGACAACTGGGCGAAGGACCACTCACCGATCCCCACCTACGAGGCCGCCTCCTGGGGCCCGACCGACGCCGACCGGCTCATCGGCCGCCACGGTCGCAAGTGGCGCAACTCCGCGTGA
- the asnB gene encoding asparagine synthase (glutamine-hydrolyzing) yields the protein MCGIAGTVSFTRGAGDHHVLGQPISCTVHRSEPGSRRSWSARHARITATGVTAVDLVDGLHQSLTVDQAAIGTTVLAGTGTLFNAAELRRQLSARGHSFDGAGCAEVVLRAYQQWGTACAERLRGMFALAIWDAKREQLILVRDRFGIEPLYYTDTGDGFAFDSTPNGLFAGGLVRPVVDQDGLRELFGFTPTPGMSVFKGVREVLPGEIVTYGRDGLARRRYWTISARLHTDDPETTTARVRQILQDSVRRQVAPGVPLCTMLSGGLDSSAISALASHGMPGTPLHTFSLEYTHHLKHFRPDELHDSLDSPYVAQMVAFLGSEHDELRLDASDLVDPAQHLSVVRAMGQPVVGLDMYVAFQRLAQRIGDITAPVLAGDGADELFGGYIWFQDPWYVKTATFPWLGAFHRMEMVSGLVDRTLMKELDVPEYISVRYEEALREVPLTGEEDATERRMRELTYLNLTRYLRIVLDRRDRLGHVGMVQARVPFVDHELVDYVYSVPWAQKNSGGQEKYLLRAAVRELLPGSILQRKKSPFPTTQDPVYRLGVRARLQAIVESGSPVVDLLDPARVRSVLTDPSFGLSTGVNRMSIEMALQLHHWIADCGVTLDV from the coding sequence GTGTGCGGAATAGCGGGAACTGTCTCCTTCACCCGAGGTGCCGGTGACCACCACGTCCTGGGACAGCCCATTTCCTGCACCGTGCACCGCAGCGAACCCGGCTCACGGCGGAGCTGGTCGGCCCGGCATGCCCGAATCACGGCCACCGGGGTCACTGCCGTCGACCTGGTCGACGGCTTACACCAGTCGCTGACGGTCGACCAGGCGGCGATCGGCACGACGGTCCTGGCCGGTACCGGCACGCTGTTCAATGCCGCCGAGCTTCGTCGGCAGCTCTCCGCCCGGGGCCACTCCTTCGACGGCGCCGGGTGCGCTGAGGTCGTGCTGCGGGCCTACCAGCAATGGGGTACGGCCTGCGCCGAGCGGCTGCGCGGCATGTTCGCCCTCGCGATCTGGGATGCCAAGCGTGAGCAGTTGATCCTGGTTCGGGACCGGTTCGGGATCGAGCCGCTGTACTACACCGACACCGGCGACGGGTTCGCGTTCGACTCCACACCCAACGGGCTGTTCGCCGGCGGACTGGTCCGGCCGGTCGTCGACCAGGACGGCTTGCGCGAGCTCTTCGGCTTCACCCCCACGCCCGGCATGAGTGTGTTCAAAGGCGTCCGGGAGGTTCTGCCCGGCGAGATCGTGACGTACGGGCGTGACGGTCTCGCCCGCCGGCGTTACTGGACCATCTCGGCCCGTCTCCACACCGACGATCCGGAGACCACCACCGCCCGAGTGCGGCAGATCCTCCAGGACTCGGTACGTCGCCAGGTCGCACCCGGTGTGCCGTTGTGCACCATGCTCTCCGGCGGCCTCGACTCCAGCGCGATCTCGGCGCTGGCGAGCCACGGGATGCCGGGCACGCCCCTGCACACGTTCTCGCTCGAGTACACCCATCACCTGAAGCACTTTCGGCCCGACGAGCTGCACGACTCGCTGGACAGCCCGTACGTGGCGCAGATGGTCGCCTTCCTCGGCAGCGAACACGACGAGCTCCGGCTCGACGCGAGCGACCTCGTAGATCCCGCACAGCACCTCAGCGTCGTGCGGGCGATGGGCCAGCCGGTGGTGGGCCTCGACATGTACGTCGCCTTTCAACGGCTGGCCCAGCGGATCGGCGACATCACCGCACCGGTCTTGGCGGGAGACGGCGCGGACGAGCTCTTCGGCGGCTACATCTGGTTCCAGGACCCGTGGTACGTCAAGACGGCGACTTTCCCCTGGCTCGGCGCCTTCCACCGGATGGAGATGGTGTCCGGGCTCGTCGACCGCACGCTGATGAAGGAACTCGACGTCCCGGAGTACATCAGCGTCCGGTACGAGGAGGCGCTGCGGGAGGTTCCGCTGACCGGCGAGGAGGACGCCACCGAGCGCCGGATGCGTGAGCTGACCTACCTCAACCTCACGCGTTACCTGCGCATCGTGTTGGACCGGCGGGATCGGCTGGGTCACGTCGGCATGGTGCAGGCAAGGGTTCCCTTCGTCGACCACGAGCTGGTCGACTACGTGTACAGCGTGCCGTGGGCGCAGAAGAATTCCGGCGGCCAGGAGAAGTACCTCCTGCGCGCCGCCGTCCGAGAACTGCTGCCGGGAAGCATCCTGCAGCGTAAGAAATCGCCCTTCCCGACCACGCAGGATCCGGTCTACCGGCTCGGTGTACGAGCCCGGCTGCAGGCCATCGTGGAGTCGGGTTCCCCGGTCGTCGACCTGCTCGACCCGGCCCGGGTACGGTCGGTGCTCACCGATCCGTCCTTCGGACTGAGCACCGGCGTCAACCGCATGAGCATCGAGATGGCTCTGCAGCTTCACCACTGGATCGCCGATTGCGGCGTGACCCTCGACGTGTGA
- the ccrA gene encoding crotonyl-CoA carboxylase/reductase has product MDSLAAAVVAGAPAEELERLPVPGNYPAAHLRVEDSEMFKETADKDVRKSIRIGEVPMPELAPDEVLIAVMASGINYNTVWSAMFTPISTFAFLRSFGRQGGWAARHDQPYHVLGSDAAGVIVRVGSGVRHWRIGDHVLVSAPYVDDQDPLTHMDGMLGIDQRAWGFETNFGGLAHYAVARTNQLLAKPAALTWEEAAATPLCAATAYRMLVGERGARMKQGDLVLVWGATGGLGSYAVQFVRNGGGVPIGVVSSEEKAAKLRKLGCDLVINRHDIGLVGSDLPDPADVGKKLGKIIRATYGEDPHIVFEHTGRATFGVSVFAVRRGGSVVTCGSTTGYQHEFDNRYLWMRLKRVIGSHGANYQEAWETNRLISQGRIRTALSVSYRMEETAEAARLVQENKHVGKVGVLCLAPSAGLGVTDPELRAQIDDVAPYVGLQ; this is encoded by the coding sequence ATGGATTCCCTTGCCGCAGCGGTCGTCGCCGGCGCGCCGGCCGAGGAGCTCGAGCGCCTGCCCGTCCCGGGGAACTATCCGGCGGCGCACCTGCGCGTCGAGGACTCCGAGATGTTCAAGGAGACGGCTGACAAGGACGTCCGCAAGTCCATCCGGATCGGGGAGGTACCGATGCCGGAGTTGGCCCCGGACGAGGTCCTGATCGCCGTGATGGCAAGCGGCATCAACTACAACACGGTCTGGTCGGCGATGTTCACGCCGATCTCCACCTTCGCCTTCCTGCGGAGCTTCGGCAGGCAGGGCGGCTGGGCTGCCCGGCACGACCAGCCGTACCACGTGCTCGGCTCGGACGCCGCGGGTGTCATCGTGCGCGTGGGCTCGGGGGTGAGACACTGGCGGATCGGTGACCATGTGCTGGTCTCGGCGCCGTACGTGGACGACCAGGACCCGCTGACTCACATGGACGGCATGCTCGGCATCGACCAACGTGCCTGGGGATTCGAGACCAACTTCGGCGGGCTGGCACACTATGCCGTCGCCCGTACCAACCAACTGCTGGCCAAGCCGGCGGCACTCACCTGGGAGGAAGCCGCCGCGACTCCGCTGTGCGCCGCCACCGCCTACCGCATGCTGGTCGGTGAGCGGGGCGCCCGGATGAAGCAGGGCGATCTGGTCCTGGTCTGGGGTGCCACCGGCGGGCTCGGCTCGTACGCGGTGCAATTCGTCCGCAACGGCGGCGGTGTCCCCATCGGGGTCGTGAGCAGCGAGGAAAAGGCCGCCAAGCTGCGCAAGCTGGGATGCGATCTGGTGATCAACCGGCACGACATCGGTCTGGTCGGCAGCGATCTGCCCGATCCCGCGGACGTCGGTAAGAAGCTGGGGAAGATCATCCGGGCCACGTACGGCGAGGATCCGCACATCGTCTTCGAACATACCGGCCGCGCCACCTTCGGCGTCTCCGTATTCGCCGTCCGTCGTGGCGGCAGCGTGGTCACCTGCGGCTCGACGACCGGTTACCAGCACGAGTTCGACAATCGCTACCTGTGGATGCGGCTCAAGCGGGTGATCGGCAGCCACGGCGCCAACTACCAGGAGGCGTGGGAGACGAACCGGCTGATCAGTCAGGGGCGGATCAGGACCGCCCTCTCGGTCAGCTACCGGATGGAGGAAACCGCCGAGGCGGCCCGGCTGGTGCAGGAGAACAAGCACGTGGGCAAGGTCGGCGTGTTGTGCCTGGCGCCCAGCGCGGGCCTGGGGGTCACGGATCCGGAGCTTCGCGCCCAGATCGACGACGTGGCGCCGTACGTCGGCCTGCAGTAG